In Azospirillum humicireducens, the genomic stretch CGCCGGCCTTCGACGAAACGGGCAAGATGCTTTTCGACGATCCAGGCGCCGATCTCGCCGCCGGTGGTGACGGCGAAGCCGACGGTGCCGTCCGACGCCTCGACCTCCACCACCAGCGTGCCGAGCACGTTCAGGCCGAAGGTCTGGCGGCTCTGGCGGTATTCGGGGTACTTGCTCATCGGCGTGGCGATGTGGTCGTCGATCCAGTGGCCGCCGCTCTGGTCGTGATAGTCGGCGCCGCCGCCGCGCACGGTGTAGGCGCGGACCTGACGGATGGTGGGCGTGTTGGTGAATGCGCTCATGGAGGGGATGTCCGATCAGGATTGGTGTTGCGGGAGGACGGCGCCGGACGGCCGCTTGCCGCCTGCCGACGCTTCGACCAGCCCCAGGCCCTTCAGGCCGAGGATCAGCAGCGCGCCCAGCAGGGTGGTGCCGGCCAGCAGGTAGAGTCCGGCGGCGGGCGAGGCGAAGGCGCTTTCCGCCCAGGTCTTCACGTTCGGAGCGACGAAGCCGCCGAGCGCCCCCAGCGAATTGACCATGGCGATGCCGCCGGCGGCAGCGACGCCGCCGAGGAAGCCGGTGGGGAAGGTCCAGAACAGCGGCTGCACGGCGATGAAACCGGCGGCGGCGACGCAGAGCGCCATCAGGGCGACCAGGGGAGAGGCGACACCGGCGGAAACCGCGATGCCCGCCCCGGCCGCCGCCAGCGTGAGGGCGGCGGTCACCCGGCGCTCTCCGGTGCGGTCGGAATGGCGCGGGATCAGATAGGCGGCGGCCAGCGCGCAGATCCAGGGAATGGCGGTGACCAGACCGACCTCGAAGCCGACCTTCTTGCCCAGCAGCCCGGCCACCTGGGTCGGCAGGTAGAAGACCACGCCGTAGACGCTCATCTGGATCAGGAAATAGATGGCGCAGAGATAGAGCAGCCGCGGGTTGGACAGGGCGGCCAGAACACCACGCGGACCATGGGCGTGCTTGTGCGCCTCCTCCGCGGCGACGGCGCCGGAGATGACCGTCTTCTCCTCCGCCGACAGCCAGCGGGCCTCGCCGGGGCGGTTGTCGAGATACCAGTAGGCCCAGACGCCAACCGCCGAGGCCGCCAGCCCTTCCACCAGGAACATCCACTGCCAGCCGAGCAGGCCGCCGGCGCCGTGCAGGTCGAGCAGCAGGCCTGACGCCGGACTGCCGAGGATGAAGGCGATGGGAGCGCCGAAATAGAACATGCCCATGACCCGCGCCCGCGCATTCGCCGGGAACCAATAGGTCAGATACAGGATGACGCCGGGGAAGAAGCCGGCCTCCGCGACGCCCAGCAGGAAACGCAGGACGTAGAAGGTCGCCTCGTCATGGGCGAACGCCATCGCCGCCGACAGGATGCCCCAGGTCACCATGATCCGGCACATCCAGGCCCGCGCGCCGACGCGGTGCATGATCAGGTTGCTCGGAACCTCGAACAGGGCATAGCCGATGAAGAAGATGCCGGCGCCGAGCGCGAAGGCGGCGTCGCCGATGCCGGTGTCGGCCTGGAACGCCTTCTTGGCGAACCCGATGTTGGCGCGGTCGAGGAAGGCCAGCACATACATCAGCAGCAGGAAGGGCAGCAGCCGGGCCTGAACCTTGGCGACGGTGCGGTCGAGCAGCGCCGGCGGCGCCGCTGCGGAAGAAGCGGTTTGGGCCATGAGCGTTTCCTCAGAGGAGCGGGCTGTTCTTGTTCGATTGGTTGCCCGGATAAGGATGGGGTCAGTAGACCGCGCGTCCGCCGGAGATGTCGAAGACCCCGCCGGTGGTGAAGGAACAGTCCTCCGTCGCCAGCCAGGCGATCATCGCCGCCACCTCGCCGACCTCGACGAAGCGGTTCATCGGGATCTTCGACAGCATGTAGTCGATGTGTTCCTGCTTCATCTGGGCGAAGATGTCGGTCTTCGCGGCGGCCGGCGTCAGGCAGTTGACCAGCACGCCCCTGGTCGCCAGTTCCTTGCCCAGCGACTTGGTGAGCGCGATCAGCCCGGCCTTCGACGCGCTGTAATGGGAGGCGGTCGGGTTGCCCTCCTTCCCGGCGATGGATGCCACGTTGACGATGCGGCCATAGCCGCGCCCGATCATGTGCGGGACCACTGCGCGGCAGGTCAGGAAGGGGCCGACCAGATTGACGTCGAGCACCCGGCGCCAGACATCGGGCGACAGCTCCCAGGTGGGGGCGTTGCCGCCGGTGATGCCGGCATTGTTGACCAGGATGTCGATCCTGCCGAAGCGCTCCAGCGTCGCGGCGGTGGCGGCCGCCACGCTGTCGGCATCGGTCAGTTCCACCGCCGCGGCGGCGACGTTGCCGAATGCGGCCAGACGGCGGGCGGCGTCCTCAAGGGCGGCGGCATCGACGTCCCACAGCGAGACGGCGGCGCCGGAGCGCAGCATGCGCTCCGCGGCGGCATAGCCGATGCCGCGGGCGCCGCCGGTGACGATGGCGACGCGCCCGTCGAGGTCGAGACGGTTCATGGTGGCGTACTCCTGGTGTGTGGGCGGTGACGGACGGTCAGGCGTCGACGGTGCGCTGGCGCTGTTCGCCCAGCCCGGCGATGCCGAGCCGCATGGTCTGGCCGGCGCGCAGGTAGAGCGGCGGCTTCTGGCCCAGACCGACGCCGGGCGGGGTGCCGGTGGAAATGATGTCGCCCGGCTGCAGCGTCATGAAGCGGCTGATGTAGGAGACCAGATGGGCTACGCCGAAGATCATCGTGCGGGTGGAGCCGTCCTGGAACCGGCGGCCGTCCACCTCCAGCCACATGTCGAGCGCCTGCGGGTCCTCCACCTCGTCGGCGGTGACCAGCCAGGGGCCGAGCGGTGCGAAGGTGTCGTGGCCCTTGCCCTTGTCCCACTGGCCGCCGCGCTCCAGCTGGAAGGCGCGCTCGGAGACGTCGTTGNCGATGACGACGCCCAACTCGACCTCCCAGTCGGTCTTCTCGGCGCCGCGCGGGATTTCGACATCGTCGAAGGGGCCGCAGATGGAACTGGACGGCTTCATGAACAGCACCGGCTCCGTCGGCACGGCCATCCCGGATTCGGCGGCATGGTCGGAGTAGTTCAGCCCGACGCAGATGATCTTGCCGACGGCGCCGACGCAGGCGCCGACGCGCAAGGCCGCCGGCAGCTCCGGCAGAGTGGCGGGGTCGATGCGGCGCAGCCGGTCCAGGCTGTCCGGCAGCAGCGTGGCACCGGCGATGTCCGCCACATGGGCCGACAGGTCGCGCAGTGTTCCATCGCGGTCCAACAGCGCAGGCTTCTCCTGGCCGGGCCGGCCGACGCGCAGCAGCTTCATAACGTTTCCTTTGGTTTGCAACACTGACTGTCAGCAGTGTAGAAACTCACCCGATAGCGATCCAATCGAAACACGGACGGTTGCGATCGAACTTTTCTATCGCACCAACCTCGATCGGACTGGACATGACGCCCGCCCCGTTGCTGCCCCTGCTGATGAACCGCCTGCGTCTGAAGCAACTGGCGCTGGTCGCGGCATTGGGGCAGCAAAGAAACCTGCATCGCGCCGCCGAGGCGGTCCATGTGACCCAGCCGACGGCGACCAAGATGCTGCACGATGTGGAACTGGTCTTCGGATTTCCGCTGTTCGAACGGTTGCCGCGCGGCATGCAGCCGACGGAACTGGGGGAGGAGGTGGTGCGCTTCGCGACGCGGCTGCTTGCCGACTTCGACCGCTTCGCCCAGGATTTGGAAGGCAAGCGCCGCGGCGGCTTCGGACAGCTCGTGGTCGGCGCCATCATGGGGGCCGCACCGGACATCGTGGCACGGGCGGTTGCCGACCTGAAGGCGGCGCGGCCGCTGCTGGTCGTCCGGCTGCTGGGAGAAACCAGCGACGAAATCCTGGACCTGC encodes the following:
- a CDS encoding MFS transporter, with the translated sequence MAQTASSAAAPPALLDRTVAKVQARLLPFLLLMYVLAFLDRANIGFAKKAFQADTGIGDAAFALGAGIFFIGYALFEVPSNLIMHRVGARAWMCRIMVTWGILSAAMAFAHDEATFYVLRFLLGVAEAGFFPGVILYLTYWFPANARARVMGMFYFGAPIAFILGSPASGLLLDLHGAGGLLGWQWMFLVEGLAASAVGVWAYWYLDNRPGEARWLSAEEKTVISGAVAAEEAHKHAHGPRGVLAALSNPRLLYLCAIYFLIQMSVYGVVFYLPTQVAGLLGKKVGFEVGLVTAIPWICALAAAYLIPRHSDRTGERRVTAALTLAAAGAGIAVSAGVASPLVALMALCVAAAGFIAVQPLFWTFPTGFLGGVAAAGGIAMVNSLGALGGFVAPNVKTWAESAFASPAAGLYLLAGTTLLGALLILGLKGLGLVEASAGGKRPSGAVLPQHQS
- a CDS encoding SDR family NAD(P)-dependent oxidoreductase; translation: MNRLDLDGRVAIVTGGARGIGYAAAERMLRSGAAVSLWDVDAAALEDAARRLAAFGNVAAAAVELTDADSVAAATAATLERFGRIDILVNNAGITGGNAPTWELSPDVWRRVLDVNLVGPFLTCRAVVPHMIGRGYGRIVNVASIAGKEGNPTASHYSASKAGLIALTKSLGKELATRGVLVNCLTPAAAKTDIFAQMKQEHIDYMLSKIPMNRFVEVGEVAAMIAWLATEDCSFTTGGVFDISGGRAVY
- a CDS encoding fumarylacetoacetate hydrolase family protein, whose translation is NDVSERAFQLERGGQWDKGKGHDTFAPLGPWLVTADEVEDPQALDMWLEVDGRRFQDGSTRTMIFGVAHLVSYISRFMTLQPGDIISTGTPPGVGLGQKPPLYLRAGQTMRLGIAGLGEQRQRTVDA